One segment of Haemorhous mexicanus isolate bHaeMex1 chromosome 33, bHaeMex1.pri, whole genome shotgun sequence DNA contains the following:
- the NCKAP5L gene encoding LOW QUALITY PROTEIN: nck-associated protein 5-like (The sequence of the model RefSeq protein was modified relative to this genomic sequence to represent the inferred CDS: deleted 1 base in 1 codon) — MTSPPPPVPPRSRSQPRPCRPGPGPGPAVAPGDTAQVRGWGQQEPAAMSESVAEAPGAGSPVALGEAGTSHELLQRLRELEAENSALAQANENQRETYERCLDEVANHVVQALLNQKDLREECIKLKKRVFELERQNQVLSDLFQQKLQLSTGSLPQLPLHPVPMPPDVPVTPPPGSAEQEPPPLLPGLCLSLPEVLPPVPSGSPGLSPGAPPLDALSPFFKKKAQILEVLRKLEETDPLLGPPPASPGSPEPCAALAWPPCPLRGPGAAGGWRGTEGSPCSSPEEGGPPRGALLSALAERLLRGEGGGCCRRNGEAPGGPPRQRRGEHPAFLGLYTPGEESPEGGFNPLSPGGVPNPLPSPTKVLKLPPPPRGAAPQPPAAHPSKIPCRGAHPEASPVLSRRPSPDAAPELGSTEPQAFPHPRTFEAVEQPPVPPAPAAGEERAAASPPSSRRGTGGSAPCRRPGKKPPEPGYLPFKERLAALGKLRGAEGREPPGPGRPERGHGAELRPPARGGLGGSLKHPEPAHGTEPLARCYSSGSMGDPGKAGGKGRPGTGRTPSRTPPTPPAKTSRSPHGSPTKLPTKAGKAGAPRGEEPAGAKAGGGPHKTPADPAEPTGPAPNAAGHSAIEEKVMKGIEENVLRLQGQERAPGAEAKGKAAGLASWFGLRRSKLPALSRRGDGGRGREWAGTPAPLRREVKLAARKLEAESLNISKLMEKAEDLRKALREEHAFLQGLALEKGRPRGPPRGPGPLPVMYQEVTAETFMQQLLDRVDGKDVPYETRLEHKRELCDIRRVPPDAKEPRLCRPPRNGIVGHLREPSDKVPDVGLRDELPSDESLSESGTGQHFAACGSLTRTLDSGIGTFPPPDYGGVPAKSTPKPRGRPEPLPGAVPAAVTKVPRKARTLEREVPSAEELLVPGKHRSAPGCRLPAPPSSHGHRAAPQDTGDDARKPRRVQQSKNWTFPNAKACGAADPFVCPPGGLEGLHRPVQAPVCSPAGHRGASPEAPPPLPPALSTSSSRTPSASDVGDEGSTEARSRDGGHGPAGLEHSESLSDSLYDSLSSCGSQG; from the exons ATGACGTCACCGCCGCCGCCGGTCCCGCCCCGGTCCCGGTCCCAGCCCCGGCCATGCCGTCCCGGCCCCGGCCCTGGCCCCGCCGTAGCCCCCG GTGACACCGCACAGGTTCGGGGCTGGGGACAACAGGAGCCAG CAGCGATGTCGGAGAGCGTGGCCGAGGCGCCGGGAGCCGGGAGCCCCGTGGCGCTGGGAGAGGCGGGCACCAGCCATGAGCTGCTGCAGCGCCTGCGGGAGCTGGAG GCAGAGAActcagccctggcccaggccaATGAGAACCAGCGGGAGACGTATGAGCGCTGCCTGGATGAG gtTGCCAACCACGTGGTGCAGGCACTGCTCAACCAAAAG GACCTGCGTGAGGAGTGCATCAAGCTGAAGAAACGCGTCTTCGAGCTGGAGAGGCAGAACCAGGTGCTGAGTGACCTGTtccagcagaagctgcagctctccaCTGGGTCCCTCCCTCAg ctgccgcTGCACCCAGTGCCAATGCCCCCGGATGTCCCAGTGACCCCCCCgccaggctctgctgagcaAGAGCCCCCCCCGTTGCTCCCtggcctctgtctgtccctgcctgag GTGCTTCCACCAGTGCCATcgggcagccctgggctcagccccgGTGCCCCACCCCTGGATGCCCTGTCCCCATTCTTCAAAAAGAAAGCCCAAATCCTGGAGGTGCTGCGCAAGCTGGAGGAGACAGACCCTCTGTTGGGACCCCCCCCCGCCTCCCCCGGCTCCCCCGAGCCCTGCGCAGCCCTGGCTTGGCCCCCCTGCCCGCTgcgggggccgggggctgcggggggctGGCGGGGCACCGAGGGAagcccctgctcctctcccgAGGAAGGGGGGCCGCCGCGGGGGGCTCTGCTCAGCGCCTTGGCTGAACGGCTGCTGCGAGGTGAGGGGGGGGGCTGCTGCCGGCGCAACGGGGAAGCCCCCGGGGGCCCCCCCCGGCAGCGGCGCGGGGAGCACCCCGCTTTCCTGGGACTCTACACTCCGGGTGAGGAGAGCCCCGAAGGGGGCTTCAACCCACTCTCACCTGGCGGGGTCCCCaaccccctgccctcccccacCAAGGTGCTCAAACTGCCGCCCCCCCCCCGCGGGGCTGCGCCTCAGCCCCCAGCT GCCCACCCCTCCAAGATCCCCTGTCGCGGTGCCCACCCCGAGGCCTCACCGGTGCTCAGCCGCCGCCCATCCCCCGATGCCGCCCCAGAGCTCGGCTCCACCGAGCCCCAGGCCTTCCCCCACCCCCGCACCTTCGAGGCGGTCGAgcagccccccgtgcccccggCACCCGCGGCTGGCGAGGAGCGGGCGGCCGCTTCCCCCCCCAGCTCTCGCCGTGGCACGGGGGGCTCGGCCCCCTGCCGCCGCCCTGGCAAGAAGCCCCCCGAGCCGGGCTACCTTCCCTTCAAGGAGcgcctggcagccctgggcaaGCTGCGGGGGGCTGAGGGCCGTGAAccgcccggcccggggcggCCCGAACGGGGCCATGGGGCCGAGCTACGccccccggcccgggggggtttggggggcagcCTGAAGCACCCCGAGCCAGCGCACGGCACGGAGCCCCTGGCCCGCTGCTACTCCTCCGGCTCCATGGGCGACCCCGGCAAGGCGGGGGGCAAGGGCCGCCCCGGCACCGGCCGGACCCCCTCCCGGACCCCCCCCACGCCCCCCGCCAAAACCTCCCGCAGCCCCCACGGCAGCCCCACCAAGCTGCCCACCAAGGCGGGCAAAGCCGGAGCACCGCGGGGCGAGGAGCCCGCGGGCGCCAAGGCGGGCGGGGGTCCCCACAAAACCCCTGCGGACCCCGCGGAGCCCACGGGGCCGGCGCCGAACGCCGCGGGGCACTCGGCCATCGAGGAGAAGGTGATGAAGGGCATCGAGGAGAACGTGCTGcggctgcaggggcaggagcgGGCGCCGGGCGCCGAGGCCAAGGGCAAGGCAGCCGGGCTGGCGAGCTGGTTCGGGCTGCGGCGCAGCAAGCTGCCCGCGCTGAGCCGGAGAGGGGACGGCGGGCGCGGTCGCGAGTGGGCTGGGACCCCCGCACCCCTTCGCCGAGAGGTCAAGCTGGCCGCCCGCAAGCTGGAAGCCGAGAGTCTCAACATCTCGAAACTGATGGAGAAGGCGGAGGATCTGCGGAAGGCGCTGCGGGAGGAGCACGCGTTCCTGCAGGGACTGGCGCTGGAGAAGGGGCGTCCCCGTGGGCCACCGCGAGGTCCCGGTCCCCTCCCTGTCATGTACCAGGAGGTGACGGCCGAGACCTtcatgcagcagctgctggacag GGTGGACGGGAAGGACGTCCCCTACGAGACCCGCCTGGAGCACAAGCGGGAGCTTTGTGACATCCGGAGGGTCCCCCCCGACGCCAAAGAACCCCGGCTCTGCCGCCCGCCCCGCAACGGCATCGTGGGACACCTGCGGGAGCCCTCGGACAAG GTGCCCGACGTGGGGCTCCGGGATGAGCTGCCGTCCGACGAGAGCCTGTCCGAGTCGGGGACCGGGCAGCATTTCGCCG CCTGCGGGTCTCTGACGCGGACACTGGACAGCGGGATCGGGACCTTCCCGCCCCCCGACTACGGGGGGGTCCCCGCCAAGAGCACCCCCAAACCGCGGGGCCGCCCCGAGCCGCTGCCCGGGGCCGTGCCGGCCGCCGTCACCAAAGTGCCGCGCAAGGCCCGGACGCTGGAGCGGGAGGTGCCCAGCGCCGAGGAGCTGCTGGTACCGGGAAAACACCGGAGCGCTCCGGGCTGCCGCCTCCCGGCCCCCCCCAGCTCACACGGGCACCGCGCCGCACCCCAAG ACACCGGGGATGACGCCAGGAAGCCGCGGCGTGTCCAGCAGAGCAAGAACTGGACCTTCCCCAACGCCAAagcctgtggtgctgctgaCCCCTTCGTGTGcccccccggggggctggaggggctgcatcGGCCTGTGCAG gccCCCGTGTGCAGCCCCGCGGGGCATCGAGGGGCATCCCCGGAGGCTCCCCCACCTCTGCCCCCCGCCCTGAGCACTAGCAGCAGCCGGACCCCCAGCGCCTCAGACGTGGGGGACGAAGGCAGCACGGAGGCACGGTCCCGGGACGGGGGGCACGGCCCCGCCGGGCTGGAACATTCCGAGTCCCTCAGCGATTCGCTCTACGACAGCCTCTCCTCCTGcggcagccagggctga
- the KANSL2 gene encoding KAT8 regulatory NSL complex subunit 2 isoform X3, translating to MNRIRIHVLPTSRGRLTPVPRPQEPLACSFTPRPCSQPRLEGQEFCIKHILEDRNAPFKQCSYVSTKNGKRCPNAAPKPEKKDGTSFCAEHARRNALALQAQVKKSNPGPVGETLLCQLSSYARAELGSQSAESSRSEASRILDEDSWSDCEQDPVTVEQTWRGDPDSEADSIDSDQEDPLKHAGVYTAEEVALIMREKLIRLQSLYIDQFKRLQHLLKEKKRRFLHSRKGEHEAIGSSLLTGPEGLMAKERENLKRLKCLRRYRQRYGVEALLHRQLRERRVLATDGAAQQAHTTRSSQRCLAFVDDVRCSNPSLPLTRHCLTHICQDTNQTLFKPCQGSEEVPCNKPVPVSLSEEPCCPLHLRLPPQMYIPEQVLAVPQELGAAPTDLYLSAAELQPTESLPLEFSDDLDVVGDGMQCPPSPLLFDPSVTLDPSLRDMAEAPIDILALEEPDRGSSSTPLIPPAEGPAQPREEQHPQGTASSSPARGAAANGSLEPGAVG from the exons ATGAACAGGATCCGCATTCACGTGTTGCCGACTAGCCGGGGCCGCTTGACTCCGGTGCCGCGGCCTCAGGAGCCCCTGGCCTGCTCCTTCACCCCCcggccctgctcccagccccgccTGGAAGGGCAGGAATTCTGCATCAAGCACATCCTTGAGGACAGGAATGCTCCCTTCAAGCAGTGCAGCTACGTGTCCACAAAGAACGGGAAGCGTTGTCCCAATGCTGCTCCCAAACCTGAGAAGAAGGATGG CACCTCGTTCTGCGCGGAGCACGCCCGGCGCAACGCGCTGGCGCTGCAGGCTCAGGTGAAGAAATCCAACCCCGGGCCCGTGggtgagaccctgctgtgccagctgagcTCCTATGCccgggcagagctgggcagccagagCGCCGAGAGCAGCCGCAGCGAGGCCAGCCGCATCCTGG ATGAGGACAGCTGGAGTGACTGTGAGCAGGACCCTGTCACCGTGGAGCAGACGTGGCGTGGGGACCCTGACAGTGAAGCTGACAGCATTGACAGCGACCAGGAGGATCCCCTCAA gCATGCTGGGGTGTACACGGCCGAGGAGGTGGCTCTGATCATGAGGGAGAAGCTGATCCGCCTCCAGTCCCTCTACATCGACCAGTTCAAGcggctccagcacctcctgaaGGAGAAGAAACGCCGGTtcctgcacagcaggaagggagagcACGAGGCCATTG ggagcagcctcCTGACAGGGCCAGAGGGGCTGATGGCCAAGGAGAGGGAGAACCTGAAGAGGCTCAAGTGCCTGCGGCGCTACCGGCAGCGCTACGGGGTGGAGGCTCTGCTGCACCGGCAGCTCCGCGAGCGCAGGGTCCTGGCCACCGACGGCGCGGCCCAGCAG GCTCACACCACCCGCTCCAGCCAGCGCTGCTTGGCCTTTGTCGATGATGTCCGGTGCTCCAACCCGTCCCTGCCGCTGACCCGGCACTGCCTCACAC ATATCTGCCAGGATACAAACCAGACACTTTTCAAGCCGTGCCAAGGCTCTGAGGAAGTTCCCTGCAACAAACCCGTGCCCGTGAGCCTGTCTgaggagccctgctgccccctgcACCTCCGGCTGCCCCCCCAGATGTACATCCCAGAGCaggtcctggctgtgccccaggagctgggggcagcccccACGGATCTGTACCTGAGCGCGGCCGAGCTGCAGCCCACGGAGAGTTTGCCCCTGGAATTCAGCGAT gacctggaCGTGGTGGGTGATGGGATGCAGTGCCCCCCATCCCCTCTGCTCTTTGACCCTTCTGTGACCCTCGATCCGTCCCTGAGGGACATGGCCGAGGCTCCCATCGACATCCTGGCACTGGAGGAGCCAGACAGGGGCAGCTCCTCCACCCCTCTCATCCCTCCAGCCGAGGGGCCTGCCCAG CCCCGGGaggagcagcatccccagggaaCGGCCTCGTCCAGCCcggcgcggggagcggcggccAACGGGAGCCTGGAGCCGGGGGCCGTGGGCTGA
- the KANSL2 gene encoding KAT8 regulatory NSL complex subunit 2 isoform X1 — MNRIRIHVLPTSRGRLTPVPRPQEPLACSFTPRPCSQPRLEGQEFCIKHILEDRNAPFKQCSYVSTKNGKRCPNAAPKPEKKDGTSFCAEHARRNALALQAQVKKSNPGPVGETLLCQLSSYARAELGSQSAESSRSEASRILDEDSWSDCEQDPVTVEQTWRGDPDSEADSIDSDQEDPLKHAGVYTAEEVALIMREKLIRLQSLYIDQFKRLQHLLKEKKRRFLHSRKGEHEAIGSSLLTGPEGLMAKERENLKRLKCLRRYRQRYGVEALLHRQLRERRVLATDGAAQQAHTTRSSQRCLAFVDDVRCSNPSLPLTRHCLTHICQDTNQTLFKPCQGSEEVPCNKPVPVSLSEEPCCPLHLRLPPQMYIPEQVLAVPQELGAAPTDLYLSAAELQPTESLPLEFSDDLDVVGDGMQCPPSPLLFDPSVTLDPSLRDMAEAPIDILALEEPDRGSSSTPLIPPAEGPAQQSHLPFQPREEQHPQGTASSSPARGAAANGSLEPGAVG; from the exons ATGAACAGGATCCGCATTCACGTGTTGCCGACTAGCCGGGGCCGCTTGACTCCGGTGCCGCGGCCTCAGGAGCCCCTGGCCTGCTCCTTCACCCCCcggccctgctcccagccccgccTGGAAGGGCAGGAATTCTGCATCAAGCACATCCTTGAGGACAGGAATGCTCCCTTCAAGCAGTGCAGCTACGTGTCCACAAAGAACGGGAAGCGTTGTCCCAATGCTGCTCCCAAACCTGAGAAGAAGGATGG CACCTCGTTCTGCGCGGAGCACGCCCGGCGCAACGCGCTGGCGCTGCAGGCTCAGGTGAAGAAATCCAACCCCGGGCCCGTGggtgagaccctgctgtgccagctgagcTCCTATGCccgggcagagctgggcagccagagCGCCGAGAGCAGCCGCAGCGAGGCCAGCCGCATCCTGG ATGAGGACAGCTGGAGTGACTGTGAGCAGGACCCTGTCACCGTGGAGCAGACGTGGCGTGGGGACCCTGACAGTGAAGCTGACAGCATTGACAGCGACCAGGAGGATCCCCTCAA gCATGCTGGGGTGTACACGGCCGAGGAGGTGGCTCTGATCATGAGGGAGAAGCTGATCCGCCTCCAGTCCCTCTACATCGACCAGTTCAAGcggctccagcacctcctgaaGGAGAAGAAACGCCGGTtcctgcacagcaggaagggagagcACGAGGCCATTG ggagcagcctcCTGACAGGGCCAGAGGGGCTGATGGCCAAGGAGAGGGAGAACCTGAAGAGGCTCAAGTGCCTGCGGCGCTACCGGCAGCGCTACGGGGTGGAGGCTCTGCTGCACCGGCAGCTCCGCGAGCGCAGGGTCCTGGCCACCGACGGCGCGGCCCAGCAG GCTCACACCACCCGCTCCAGCCAGCGCTGCTTGGCCTTTGTCGATGATGTCCGGTGCTCCAACCCGTCCCTGCCGCTGACCCGGCACTGCCTCACAC ATATCTGCCAGGATACAAACCAGACACTTTTCAAGCCGTGCCAAGGCTCTGAGGAAGTTCCCTGCAACAAACCCGTGCCCGTGAGCCTGTCTgaggagccctgctgccccctgcACCTCCGGCTGCCCCCCCAGATGTACATCCCAGAGCaggtcctggctgtgccccaggagctgggggcagcccccACGGATCTGTACCTGAGCGCGGCCGAGCTGCAGCCCACGGAGAGTTTGCCCCTGGAATTCAGCGAT gacctggaCGTGGTGGGTGATGGGATGCAGTGCCCCCCATCCCCTCTGCTCTTTGACCCTTCTGTGACCCTCGATCCGTCCCTGAGGGACATGGCCGAGGCTCCCATCGACATCCTGGCACTGGAGGAGCCAGACAGGGGCAGCTCCTCCACCCCTCTCATCCCTCCAGCCGAGGGGCCTGCCCAG cagagTCACCTCCCGTTCCAGCCCCGGGaggagcagcatccccagggaaCGGCCTCGTCCAGCCcggcgcggggagcggcggccAACGGGAGCCTGGAGCCGGGGGCCGTGGGCTGA
- the KANSL2 gene encoding KAT8 regulatory NSL complex subunit 2 isoform X2 produces MNRIRIHVLPTSRGRLTPVPRPQEPLACSFTPRPCSQPRLEGQEFCIKHILEDRNAPFKQCSYVSTKNGKRCPNAAPKPEKKDGTSFCAEHARRNALALQAQVKKSNPGPVGETLLCQLSSYARAELGSQSAESSRSEASRILDEDSWSDCEQDPVTVEQTWRGDPDSEADSIDSDQEDPLKHAGVYTAEEVALIMREKLIRLQSLYIDQFKRLQHLLKEKKRRFLHSRKGEHEAIGSSLLTGPEGLMAKERENLKRLKCLRRYRQRYGVEALLHRQLRERRVLATDGAAQQAHTTRSSQRCLAFVDDVRCSNPSLPLTRHCLTHICQDTNQTLFKPCQGSEEVPCNKPVPVSLSEEPCCPLHLRLPPQMYIPEQVLAVPQELGAAPTDLYLSAAELQPTESLPLEFSDDLDVVGDGMQCPPSPLLFDPSVTLDPSLRDMAEAPIDILALEEPDRGSSSTPLIPPAEGPAQSHLPFQPREEQHPQGTASSSPARGAAANGSLEPGAVG; encoded by the exons ATGAACAGGATCCGCATTCACGTGTTGCCGACTAGCCGGGGCCGCTTGACTCCGGTGCCGCGGCCTCAGGAGCCCCTGGCCTGCTCCTTCACCCCCcggccctgctcccagccccgccTGGAAGGGCAGGAATTCTGCATCAAGCACATCCTTGAGGACAGGAATGCTCCCTTCAAGCAGTGCAGCTACGTGTCCACAAAGAACGGGAAGCGTTGTCCCAATGCTGCTCCCAAACCTGAGAAGAAGGATGG CACCTCGTTCTGCGCGGAGCACGCCCGGCGCAACGCGCTGGCGCTGCAGGCTCAGGTGAAGAAATCCAACCCCGGGCCCGTGggtgagaccctgctgtgccagctgagcTCCTATGCccgggcagagctgggcagccagagCGCCGAGAGCAGCCGCAGCGAGGCCAGCCGCATCCTGG ATGAGGACAGCTGGAGTGACTGTGAGCAGGACCCTGTCACCGTGGAGCAGACGTGGCGTGGGGACCCTGACAGTGAAGCTGACAGCATTGACAGCGACCAGGAGGATCCCCTCAA gCATGCTGGGGTGTACACGGCCGAGGAGGTGGCTCTGATCATGAGGGAGAAGCTGATCCGCCTCCAGTCCCTCTACATCGACCAGTTCAAGcggctccagcacctcctgaaGGAGAAGAAACGCCGGTtcctgcacagcaggaagggagagcACGAGGCCATTG ggagcagcctcCTGACAGGGCCAGAGGGGCTGATGGCCAAGGAGAGGGAGAACCTGAAGAGGCTCAAGTGCCTGCGGCGCTACCGGCAGCGCTACGGGGTGGAGGCTCTGCTGCACCGGCAGCTCCGCGAGCGCAGGGTCCTGGCCACCGACGGCGCGGCCCAGCAG GCTCACACCACCCGCTCCAGCCAGCGCTGCTTGGCCTTTGTCGATGATGTCCGGTGCTCCAACCCGTCCCTGCCGCTGACCCGGCACTGCCTCACAC ATATCTGCCAGGATACAAACCAGACACTTTTCAAGCCGTGCCAAGGCTCTGAGGAAGTTCCCTGCAACAAACCCGTGCCCGTGAGCCTGTCTgaggagccctgctgccccctgcACCTCCGGCTGCCCCCCCAGATGTACATCCCAGAGCaggtcctggctgtgccccaggagctgggggcagcccccACGGATCTGTACCTGAGCGCGGCCGAGCTGCAGCCCACGGAGAGTTTGCCCCTGGAATTCAGCGAT gacctggaCGTGGTGGGTGATGGGATGCAGTGCCCCCCATCCCCTCTGCTCTTTGACCCTTCTGTGACCCTCGATCCGTCCCTGAGGGACATGGCCGAGGCTCCCATCGACATCCTGGCACTGGAGGAGCCAGACAGGGGCAGCTCCTCCACCCCTCTCATCCCTCCAGCCGAGGGGCCTGCCCAG agTCACCTCCCGTTCCAGCCCCGGGaggagcagcatccccagggaaCGGCCTCGTCCAGCCcggcgcggggagcggcggccAACGGGAGCCTGGAGCCGGGGGCCGTGGGCTGA
- the CCNT1 gene encoding cyclin-T1 has protein sequence MEASAGGGGGTGPGRRWYFSREQLERSPSRRAGLDPDKELSYRQQAANLLQDMGQRLNVSQLTINTAIVYMHRFYMVQSFTQFHRNSVVPAALFLAAKVEEQPRKLEHVIKVAHACLHPQEPLLDTKSEAYLQQAQDLVILESIILQTLGFEITIDHPHTHVVKCTQLVRASKDLAQTSYFMATNSLHLTTFSLQYTPPVVACVCIHLACKWSNWEIPVSTDGKHWWEYVDGTVTLELLDELTHEFLQILEKTPSRLKRIRNWRASQAARKSKTDDHGDDESLSEQTILNMISRNNSSDMNIAGLMSMSTSSTAGAGPALPAAADSPAEPSAADPSQADHWHPPAKLDIHRTNEGTSGTEHPQQDGAAYPKQSTKNAPSAKVSLKEYRAKHAEELAAQKRQLENMEANVRSQYAYAAQNLLVQQQREREGQQDSNPSPIVLKIPSAGQENLPGTDKGDKALKMRIPAVGGGGERPIPSKQEDIKMRLKVPAPGDRHSSADESGGGKSREYKEKHKGHSSNHHHHHHNHHSHKHLHAQLGAGPSTTAKRPGDSKHGTQAGAAATATPHKGYGPLAPTRKRPLPEEPPAMPHEHQPKVGKVSKGPGVPFPYAHLPGAAHLPGHSSDLSQPSKARGAHKSDKGPSGANGHNVSQASDYQDTVNMLHSLLSAQGMQPTQPPAFEFHSYELLNPRASSGSRAATNTDKPRPPPLPSEPPPPLPPLPK, from the exons ATGGAGGCctcggcgggcggcggcggcggcaccgggcCCGGGCGGCGCTGGTACTTCAGCCGCGAGCAGCTGGAGCGGAGCCCATCCCGCCGTGCCGGCCTGGACCCCGACAAGGAGCTCTCGTACCGGCAGCAGGCGGCCAACCTGCTGCAGGACATGGGGCAGCGCCTCAACGT ctcccagctcaccaTCAACACAGCCATCGTGTACATGCATCGCTTCTACATGGTGCAGTCCTTCACCCAGTTCCACAGGAAT TCGGtggtgccagcagcactttTCCTGGCAGCCAAGGTGGAGGAGCAGCCTCGGAAGCTGGAGCACGTCATCAAGGTGGCACATGCCTGTCTGcacccccaggagcccctgcTGGACACCAAGAGTGAG GCTTACCTGCAACAAGCCCAAGACCTGGTCATTCTAGAGAGCATAATCCTACAGACCCTGG GGTTTGAGATCACTATTGACCATCCTCACACCCATGTGGTGAAGTGCACCCAGCTTGTCCGAG ccAGCAAGGACTTGGCACAAACTTCCTATTTCATGGCTACAAACAg CCTGCACCTGACCACCTTCAGCCTGCAGTACACCCCGCCCGTTGTGGCCTGCGTCTGTATCCACCTGGCCTGTAAGTGGTCCAACTGGGAGATCCCAGTCTCCACGGACGGGAAGCACTGGTGGGAATACGTTGATGGCACTGTAACTCTGGAGCTCTTAGATG AACTGACTCATGAATTCCTGCAAATCCTTGAGAAAACTCCCAGCCGACTGAAACGGATCCGGAACTGGCGG GCCTCTCAAGCAGCCAGGAAATCCAAAACCGACGACCACGGCGATGACGAGAGCCTGTCAGAGCAGACAATCCTCAACATGATCTCCAGGAACAACAGCTCGGACATGAACATCGCTGGGCTCATGAGCATGTCCACATCCTCCACcgccggagcggggccggcgctCCCGGCCGCGGCCGATTCCCCCGCGGAGCCGAGCGCCGCCGATCCGTCCCAGGCGGATCACTGGCACCCCCCGGCCAAGCTGGACATCCACAGGACTAACGAGGGCACATCAGGCACTGAGCACCCGCAGCAGGATGGTGCTGCCTACCCCAAGCAGAGCACCAAGAACGCACCCTCAGCCAAGGTGTCCCTCAAGGAATACCGGGCCAAGCACGCCGAGGAATTGGCGGCGCAGAAGCGGCAGCTGGAAAACATGGAAGCCAACGTGCGCTCCCAGTACGCCTACGCCGCGCAGAACctcctggtgcagcagcagcgggagagggaagggcagcaggacagcaacCCCTCCCCAATCGTCCTGAAAATCCCCAGCGCGGGGCAGGAGAACCTGCCCGGCACCGACAAGGGTGACAAAGCTCTCAAGATGAGGATCCCGGCGGTGGGAGGAGGCGGGGAGAGGCCGATCCCCTCCAAGCAGGAGGATATCAAGATGCGGCTCAAGGTGCCGGCTCCCGGAGACAGACACAGCTCCGCGGATGAGAGCGGCGGCGGGAAGAGCCGGGAGTACAAAGAGAAGCACAAGGGCCACTCAtccaaccaccaccaccaccaccacaaccACCACTCGCACAAACACTTGCACGCCCAGCTCGGCGCCGGCCCCAGCACCACGGCCAAGCGCCCGGGGGACTCCAAACACGGCACCCAAGCCggcgccgccgccaccgccaccCCCCACAAGGGCTACGGGCCTCTCGCCCCCACCCGCAAAAGACCCCTGCCCGAGGAGCCCCCGGCCATGCCCCACGAGCACCAGCCCAAGGTGGGCAAAGTCTCCAAAGGCCCTGGAGTGCCGTTCCCATACGCCCACCTTCCCGGGGCTGCCCATCTCCCCGGGCACAGCTCGGATTTatcccagcccagcaaagcCCGGGGTGCCCACAAATCGGACAAGGGGCCTTCGGGGGCCAACGGGCACAACGTCAGCCAGGCCAGTGACTATCAGGACACGGTGAACATGCTGCACTCGCTGCTGAGCGCTCAGGGCATGCAGCCCACCCAGCCCCCAGCCTTCGAATTCCACTCGTACGAGCTCCTGAACCCCCGGGCTTCCAGCggctccagagctgccaccaACACGGACAAGCCCCGACCGCCCCCCCTGCCCTCGGAACCGCCCCCTCCGCTGCCTCCCCTCCCCAAATAA